From a single Paraburkholderia edwinii genomic region:
- a CDS encoding aspartate aminotransferase family protein — protein MSLNHDATFWHNAKQHLVRYGGTFEPMIIERAQGSFVYDADGRAILDFTSGQMSALLGHSHPDIVSVINEYAGKLDHLFSGMLSRPVVDLATRLAEITPDGLDRALLLSTGAESNEAAIRMAKLVTGRYEIVGFAQSWHGMTGNAASATYSAGRKGVGPAAVGSFAIPAPFPYRPRFERNGQYDYLAELDYAFDLIDRQSSGNLAAFIAEPILSSGGIIDLPVGYMVALKRKCEERGMLLILDEAQTGVGRTGTMFACQRDGVTPDMLTLSKTLGAGLPLAALVTSADIEERAHELGFLFYTTHVSDPLPAAVGLRVLDVVQRDGLVARANVMGERLRRGLHELMQRFDCIGDVRGRGLLLGMEIVKDRRTKEPADGLGATITRECMNLGLSMNIVQLPGMGGVFRIAPPLTVSDEEIDLGLALLEQAIERSL, from the coding sequence ATGTCCCTGAACCACGACGCGACGTTCTGGCATAACGCGAAGCAGCATCTGGTCCGCTACGGCGGCACGTTCGAGCCGATGATCATCGAGCGCGCACAGGGCAGCTTCGTCTACGACGCCGATGGCCGCGCGATTCTCGATTTCACGTCGGGGCAGATGAGCGCGCTGCTCGGGCATAGTCATCCCGACATCGTCTCGGTGATCAACGAATATGCGGGCAAGCTCGACCATCTGTTTAGCGGGATGCTGTCGCGTCCCGTGGTCGACCTCGCCACGCGGCTCGCCGAGATCACGCCCGATGGACTCGACCGTGCGCTATTGCTGAGCACCGGCGCGGAATCGAACGAGGCGGCGATTCGCATGGCGAAGCTGGTAACGGGCCGTTATGAAATTGTCGGCTTTGCACAGTCGTGGCATGGGATGACGGGCAATGCGGCGTCCGCAACCTATAGCGCGGGCCGCAAGGGTGTGGGGCCGGCCGCGGTCGGCTCGTTTGCGATTCCGGCGCCGTTCCCGTACCGGCCGCGCTTCGAGCGCAATGGCCAATACGACTATCTGGCGGAACTCGATTACGCGTTCGATCTGATCGACCGCCAGTCGAGCGGCAATCTCGCCGCGTTTATCGCGGAACCGATCCTGAGCTCCGGCGGCATCATCGACTTGCCGGTGGGCTATATGGTGGCGCTCAAGCGCAAATGCGAAGAGCGCGGCATGCTGCTGATCCTCGATGAGGCGCAAACCGGAGTGGGGCGCACCGGCACGATGTTCGCGTGCCAGCGCGACGGCGTCACGCCCGACATGCTTACGCTGTCGAAAACGCTCGGCGCGGGACTGCCGCTCGCGGCCCTCGTGACCTCCGCGGACATCGAGGAGCGCGCGCATGAACTGGGTTTCCTGTTCTATACGACGCACGTGTCCGATCCGCTGCCGGCCGCCGTCGGCCTGCGGGTACTGGACGTGGTTCAGCGCGACGGGCTTGTTGCACGGGCGAACGTGATGGGCGAGCGGCTCAGGCGGGGCTTGCACGAATTGATGCAGCGCTTCGACTGCATTGGCGATGTGCGTGGGCGTGGCTTGCTGCTAGGCATGGAGATCGTGAAGGACCGCCGCACGAAAGAGCCCGCGGATGGACTTGGCGCGACGATCACCCGCGAATGCATGAATCTGGGGCTCAGCATGAATATCGTGCAGTTGCCGGGCATGGGTGGCGTGTTTCGCATCGCACCGCCGCTGACGGTCAGCGACGAGGAAATCGATCTCGGGCTTGCGTTGCTCGAACAGGCAATCGAGCGTTCGTTGTAG
- a CDS encoding cupin domain-containing protein: MTIGKNAGDAGSAQPNTLAPGWYQVEPGMVFKVIVSSKETGGAYAIVESIAEPGIGSITHRHHYEDEHFFVLEGTAHIVIDGKPIDLYPGQSATLPREVPQVWINRSDKPLRVLAIFSPGGFEQLALEIAEGGGLERFDHSLLRPKYGLEALGPKLDGARE; this comes from the coding sequence ATGACGATCGGGAAGAATGCGGGCGATGCGGGCTCCGCGCAGCCGAACACCCTGGCGCCGGGTTGGTATCAGGTCGAACCGGGGATGGTGTTCAAGGTGATCGTGTCGTCGAAGGAGACGGGCGGCGCCTATGCGATTGTCGAGAGCATTGCCGAACCCGGCATCGGTTCCATCACGCACCGGCATCACTACGAGGACGAACATTTCTTCGTGCTCGAGGGTACCGCGCACATCGTGATCGACGGCAAGCCGATCGATCTTTATCCCGGTCAATCGGCTACCTTGCCGCGCGAAGTGCCCCAGGTCTGGATCAATCGGTCCGACAAGCCGCTGCGTGTGCTGGCCATTTTCTCGCCGGGCGGTTTCGAGCAGCTGGCATTGGAAATTGCGGAAGGGGGCGGGTTGGAGCGCTTCGATCACAGCCTGCTTCGCCCGAAGTACGGTCTCGAGGCGCTTGGACCGAAGCTCGACGGAGCCCGCGAGTAA